A window from Opitutia bacterium ISCC 52 encodes these proteins:
- a CDS encoding DUF1365 domain-containing protein, whose amino-acid sequence MKSCLYNCRISHSRKRPKKHSFRYRIFMFMLDLDELDSLPAKFWLMSRNRFNIYTYRDSDHFSQGRTSPRENMEAFLSENGVSEPAGRITLLTHLRTWGHVFNPVSFYFVEDKDGQPLCLVSEVANTFKEQKMYLLKRDKLKGDRYIDAQDKHFYISPFSDLDTRLHFNLKTPGEDLSVSINESDDQGIYFFSSLVGQKKVLSNLNLLKYTLLFPFITLSIVWGIHWEALKLFLKKIPVRAKANDPELQTGIRPYLKH is encoded by the coding sequence ATGAAGTCTTGTCTGTATAATTGTAGAATCAGTCATTCGAGGAAACGGCCGAAGAAGCATAGCTTTCGCTACCGTATATTCATGTTTATGCTGGATCTGGATGAGTTGGATTCTCTCCCTGCTAAGTTCTGGTTGATGAGCCGTAATCGTTTCAACATCTACACCTACCGTGACTCAGATCACTTTAGCCAAGGCCGAACATCACCGCGTGAGAATATGGAGGCTTTTCTCAGTGAAAATGGGGTCAGTGAGCCTGCTGGTCGAATAACCCTGCTTACTCATCTAAGAACCTGGGGGCATGTGTTTAATCCGGTTTCATTTTACTTTGTTGAGGACAAAGACGGTCAGCCGCTTTGTCTGGTTTCTGAAGTGGCAAATACCTTCAAGGAACAGAAGATGTATCTCCTCAAAAGAGATAAGCTCAAAGGTGATCGATACATAGATGCTCAAGACAAGCATTTCTACATCTCTCCATTCAGCGATCTGGATACTCGCTTGCATTTTAACTTAAAGACTCCCGGTGAGGACCTCTCTGTTTCCATTAATGAATCCGATGATCAAGGGATTTATTTCTTTAGCTCCCTGGTGGGTCAAAAAAAAGTGTTAAGTAATCTTAACCTGTTAAAATATACCCTGCTATTTCCGTTTATCACTTTATCTATTGTTTGGGGAATTCATTGGGAGGCATTAAAGCTATTTCTTAAAAAAATCCCCGTTCGAGCCAAGGCAAACGATCCCGAGTTGCAGACGGGCATACGGCCTTATCTGAAACACTAA
- a CDS encoding FAD-dependent oxidoreductase has translation MKKRIAIIGSGIAGMGSAWYLKDQYDLTVYEKNTYAGGHTNTVYVNESSSRVPVDTGFMVYNEHTYPNLVKLFSELGVDTMETSMSFGVQNLSRGLEYACTGFKTYFAQSRRLFDPAHWSLLKQIKKFFSSAKDFLSISADIRVTLGEFLDLYSLDEALAEDYLLPMTAAIWSTPPGKMLDYPALSLLRFLDNHQLLGIGIQLEWRTVVGGSNEYKKKILDALPDCVHTNRSAVSVASASDETVLVRDEHGGEEGYDFVIIATHADQALQMLEGPSELQNRLLSNFVYNKNHVVLHSDDTVMPKSKSAWASWNFRTSPESGGIRHSSTHYWMNSLQHVSENQNYFVSVDYEGDLDASKVHWEDDYTHPIFNVAAVRAQNELYKLNLEENVLFAGSYFENGFHEDALTSAIGAVRSIKMRDKKHEVLSV, from the coding sequence ATGAAAAAACGGATCGCCATTATTGGATCCGGTATAGCCGGTATGGGGAGTGCTTGGTACTTAAAAGACCAGTACGATCTTACGGTGTATGAGAAAAACACCTACGCTGGTGGTCATACGAACACGGTTTATGTTAATGAGAGCTCCTCTCGAGTCCCGGTTGATACCGGGTTCATGGTCTACAATGAGCATACCTATCCTAATCTGGTAAAGCTATTCAGTGAGCTTGGGGTAGATACGATGGAAACGTCCATGTCCTTTGGCGTTCAGAATTTATCCAGAGGTCTTGAGTATGCATGCACTGGGTTTAAGACCTACTTCGCCCAATCCAGACGGCTCTTTGACCCAGCTCATTGGAGCTTGCTCAAGCAGATCAAAAAGTTCTTCAGTTCTGCTAAAGACTTTCTTAGTATATCTGCGGACATCCGAGTCACTTTGGGCGAGTTTCTTGACTTGTATTCACTCGACGAAGCGTTGGCTGAAGACTATCTGCTGCCGATGACTGCGGCTATCTGGTCAACGCCTCCCGGTAAAATGCTGGATTATCCGGCACTCTCTCTTCTTCGATTTTTAGACAATCACCAGCTTCTGGGAATTGGGATTCAGTTGGAATGGCGAACCGTTGTTGGTGGTAGTAATGAATATAAGAAAAAGATTTTGGATGCGCTTCCCGATTGTGTGCACACTAATAGGTCGGCTGTCAGTGTAGCATCTGCTTCCGACGAGACTGTATTGGTAAGGGATGAGCACGGTGGTGAAGAAGGGTATGATTTTGTGATCATCGCAACGCATGCGGACCAGGCTCTTCAAATGCTGGAAGGTCCTTCGGAGTTGCAGAACCGTTTACTTTCTAACTTTGTTTATAACAAAAACCATGTGGTGCTTCACAGCGATGATACGGTCATGCCGAAAAGCAAATCTGCATGGGCCTCATGGAATTTCAGGACCTCGCCTGAATCCGGTGGTATACGCCATTCATCTACGCATTATTGGATGAATAGTCTGCAGCATGTTTCCGAGAATCAGAATTATTTCGTGAGTGTAGATTATGAAGGGGATTTGGATGCATCTAAGGTGCATTGGGAGGATGACTATACCCATCCGATTTTTAATGTAGCCGCTGTCCGGGCGCAAAATGAGCTTTATAAGTTAAACCTGGAAGAGAATGTGCTCTTTGCGGGTAGTTATTTCGAAAACGGCTTCCACGAGGATGCGCTGACCTCGGCTATTGGTGCTGTTAGGTCTATCAAAATGAGGGATAAGAAACATGAAGTCTTGTCTGTATAA
- a CDS encoding MerR family transcriptional regulator, protein MTSNTSNIDSVYYEVGAVAKISGISPHTIRTWERRGFIQAAHRSTTGRRQYNKQQLERLILFAKLTSAGDSISAIATLSVQELRVRMTDFDSPVSSGDTFNPSKILQVNVFEDTSYERLSRMSTRINRQLIDLNSLEDISDSNRPDLIAMEAPPSIEGLNRIVGMVTGRWPDVPFVLFYDFLSREQLRRLGDEGFFLIRLPVPNEQLELYLFKAAGQKRVPKDIEMTNPEHQKDAERLFTQNQLISLANATPKLKCECPNHMAALVSSLLAFEDYCHGCEVDTPADSEVHRHLGYEVSMARRRVEEALMYLCEAEGMPLPPKERGL, encoded by the coding sequence ATGACTTCTAATACATCAAATATAGACAGCGTTTATTACGAAGTAGGTGCTGTTGCCAAGATTTCTGGTATATCACCCCATACCATTCGTACATGGGAAAGGCGTGGATTTATCCAGGCGGCACACCGTTCTACGACTGGTAGGCGCCAATATAATAAACAGCAACTTGAGCGACTGATTCTATTCGCCAAGCTTACATCCGCCGGAGATTCTATCAGCGCCATAGCCACGTTGAGCGTCCAAGAGCTGCGGGTTCGCATGACAGATTTTGATAGTCCCGTGTCTTCAGGTGACACGTTTAATCCGTCAAAGATCCTCCAGGTTAACGTATTTGAGGATACGTCTTATGAACGCCTTAGCCGGATGTCAACTCGTATTAATAGACAGCTAATAGATCTCAATAGCCTAGAAGATATTAGTGACTCGAACCGTCCTGATCTGATTGCTATGGAGGCGCCTCCTTCTATTGAAGGCCTGAATCGAATTGTCGGAATGGTGACAGGAAGATGGCCCGATGTGCCTTTTGTTTTGTTTTATGATTTTCTTTCCCGCGAGCAGCTGCGGAGACTCGGTGACGAAGGATTTTTCCTTATCCGCCTGCCAGTTCCTAATGAGCAGCTCGAGTTATATCTTTTCAAGGCGGCGGGTCAAAAAAGAGTGCCTAAGGATATTGAGATGACAAATCCAGAGCACCAGAAGGACGCTGAGAGACTCTTCACCCAAAATCAATTGATCTCCCTTGCCAACGCCACGCCAAAGCTGAAGTGTGAGTGTCCAAATCACATGGCTGCGCTGGTATCTAGCTTATTAGCGTTCGAGGACTATTGTCATGGCTGTGAGGTAGACACTCCAGCGGATTCGGAAGTGCACAGACATCTCGGTTACGAGGTCTCGATGGCGCGACGGCGCGTAGAGGAAGCGCTCATGTATCTTTGTGAAGCGGAAGGAATGCCATTGCCTCCGAAAGAAAGAGGGCTCTAG